The Streptomyces sp. NBC_00335 DNA window CCGCGGCTCCGCGACTCTGTGACTCCGCGGGCTCTATGACGGGCGTGGAGCGGCCGACCTGAAGCCGATGCATTCGACGTCGATCTGGTCGGCGAGTTCGGTCAGTACGCCCGCCAGGTCCTGGACGGTCTCCTCGTCGCCGCGCATCTCGCCGGTGTGTTCCGATTCCAGCCAGTCGGCTGCGAGGCTGCGCAGGAGCCCGGTGACGTGATCCGCGGGAATCAGAAGTGCGCCGTCGTCCGCGGGGATCAGCGGTATGGACATCTGGATCATGGAACCGTCTCCCGTGGGGCGTTCGTGCGCGGCCGCGCTACCCATAGTGCCGTCGTCCTCCGACCGCGTGTCCGACGG harbors:
- a CDS encoding DUF6213 family protein, which encodes MIQMSIPLIPADDGALLIPADHVTGLLRSLAADWLESEHTGEMRGDEETVQDLAGVLTELADQIDVECIGFRSAAPRPS